GAACAACGACGACCTGACAGTCGCGATCCACAGCGCGCTGGAACACAAGCGGCTGCGCGACGAGCACGCCGCACTGACGGCACTCACCCAACAACAGAACGCCGAGCTGCAGTCGTTCAACACCGAACTTGAGGCCAAGGTGGCTGCGCGCACCGAGGAGCTTGCGAGCGCCCACGCCGATCTGCGCGACAGCTACCAGCGCGCCATCGGCGTGTTCGCCCAGCTGATCGAGCTGCGCGAAGGCACGAGCTACAACCACAGCCAGGTGGTGGCAGACTTGTCACTGCAGCTGGGCCAGGCCCTGTCGATGGACGACACCGCACTGGCAGACCTGCAAAACGCGGCCGTGCTGCACGATGTCGGCAAGATCGGCTTCACCGATGCGCTCACCTCGACCCCGTGGGTGAAGATGACCCCCGATCAGAAGCGCACCTACCAGACGCACCCCGGTATCGGTCAAGCGGCGCTGCTGTCGATTCCGGCGCTGGAGAACACCGGGCGCATCATTCGCGCGCACCACGAGCAGATCAACGGTGGCGGCTTCCCGGACGGTCTGGCTGGCGACGCCATCCCGCTGGCGGCGCGGATCATCAGCGTCGCAGCGGATTTCGACGACCTGCAGACGGGGATGTTGCTCGAACGCCCGCTGTCGACCAGCGAGGCACTCGACCACATCAAACGCGGCGCCGGGTCGGTGTACGACGTCGCGGTGGTCGAGGCACTGGAGGCCTTGGTCAGCTGCGATGCAGACGACAACGCCAGCCCGATCCAGGAGTACACGGTCCACCTCAACGACCTACAGCCCGGCATGCGCACCGCGCGCAACATCAACGCCCTGAACGGCATGCTCCTGCTCGGCGCCGGGCAGGAACTGACCGAATCCCTGATCGAGCGGATCAACCGCTGCCTCGACGACACCGGCGGTTCGAAACTCATCTCGGTGATCAAACAGTGATCTGCACGCGCGCTGTGACGGCCTTGCGTTGACGTCACGGCGCGCGCGGCGGTGAAAATCGGCGATAATACGGGCCAGCGAATCCGCACACCGAACAGGCACCATGGCCCAGTACATCTACACCATGAACGGGGTGGGCAAAGTCGTCCCACCCAAGAAGGAAATCCTCAAGGACATCTACCTGAACTTCTTTCCCGGCGCGAAGATCGGCGTGCTGGGCTACAACGGCGCAGGTAAGTCGACGCTGCTTCGCATCATGGCAGGCGTGGACACCGACATCATCGGCAAGGCCCGCCCACAACCGGGCATCAACATCGGGTACCTGCAACAGGAGCCGGAGCTCGACGACGCCAAGACGGTGCGCGAAACGGTCGAGGAGGCGCTGGGCGAGATCAAACAGGCCCAGGCCCGACTCGACGAGGTCTACGCGGCCTACGCCGATCCGGACGCCGATTTCGACGCGCTGGCCGCCGAACAGGCCAAACTCGAGAACATCATCGAGGCCGCCGACGCCCACAACCTCGAACGCAAACTGGACGTGGCCGGTGATGCCTTGCGGCTGCCCGCCTGGGACGCGGTGGTCGGCACACTCTCGGGCGGCGAGCGGCGACGCGTCGCGCTCTGCCGCCTGCTGCTGTCAGCCCCGGACATGCTCATCCTCGATGAGCCCACAAACCACCTCGACGCCGAGTCGGTCGGCTGGTTGGAGCAGTTTCTCGGCGAGTTCACGGGCACGGTCGTGGCCGTCACGCACGACCGCTACTTCCTCGACAACGTCGCAGGCTGGATCCTCGAGCTGGATCGCGGGCGCGGCATCCCGTGGGAAGGCAACTACTCGAGCTGGCTCGACCAGAAAGAGACGCGGCTCTCACAGGAGGCGAAATCCGAAGCGGGCCGCCAGAAGGCCATCAAGGCCGAACTCGAGTGGGTCCGCTCAAACCCCAAGGGCCGACGCAGCAAGAGCAAGGCACGCCTCGCGCGCTTCGAAGAACTGCAGAGCAAGGAAGTCCAGCAACGGTCCGAGACGCAAGAAATCTACATTCCGCCCGGCCCCCGACTCGGCGACCTGGTGATCGAAGCCGAGGGTGTGTCGAAGTCCTTCGGCGACAAGCTGCTCTACGAGAACCTCTCCTTTTCCCTGCCGAAGGGCGGCATCGTCGGCATCATCGGGCCGAACGGTGCGGGCAAGACGACGCTTTTTCGTCTGATGACCGGCCAGGACCAACCGGATTCGGGCAGCTTCCGTGTTGGCGAAACCGTCGACGTCGCCTACGTCGATCAGAGCCGTGACGCGCTCGACGCCAACAAAACCGTGTTCGAAGAGATCTCGGACGGCCAGGACACCATCCGCGTCGGCACCTACGAGACCGCCGCACGCGGCTACGTCAGCCGCTTCAATTTCAAGGGCGGCGACCAGCAGAAAAAGGTCGGCGACCTGTCGGGCGGTGAGCGCAACCGAGTCCACCTGGCCAAGCTGCTCAAGCGCGGTGGCAACGTCCTGCTGCTGGACGAACCGACCAACGACCTCGACGTCGAAACCCTGCGCGCACTCGAGGAGGCGCTGTTGAGCTTTCCGGGCTGTGCCGCGGTGATCTCGCACGACCGCTGGTTTCTCGACCGCATCGCCACCCACATCCTGGCGTTTGAGGGCGGCAGCCAGGTCACTTTCTTCGACGGCAACTACAGCGAGTACGAAGAGGACTACAAACGGCGACACGGCGATGACAGCGGCCCCACGCGAATTCGCTACAAGCGCATCGACGCCTGACCCCCGAGCCACAACAGGCACGCACGATCCTCTGGCGCCGCTGCGCTGCGCACAAAACCGACGCCGCGTTCAGACCTGGGGGCAAAACTGTTGGGCAGACCGCACCCGCGGTGAGCGCACGGTTGGGCGGGTGAATACCCATACCATTGCGCTGCGGCCCGAGAGCAGCGAGCGCCCGGCGCGCTTGGGGCCAGGGATTGCCCCCTCTCGGGTCGCACCCGAAGCCTGCCGGGTCGACGTTGTGGCTGAGCGGCGCGCGTCGCTCAGGCGACGTCCTCGAGGGTTTCCAACCAGGTGTCAGCGAGGTCGCTGTCCTGCGCGAGGTGCGCAAACGCAGGCTGAAGCCGCGTCGCCACCGTGTCGGGATCGGCCGCATCGTCGGCCTGGCTCGCCTCCAGGGCCAGCCAGGCTGCCCGCACGCAGTCTGCCGCACTGACCCCGGTCGGGTTGGGTGCGTCCTCGGTGTTGACCGCCGTCCGGTGTCCGGCGACGGCCTCGACAATCGGGTCTGCCATGGCCCACAAGCT
This genomic stretch from Pseudomonadota bacterium harbors:
- the ettA gene encoding energy-dependent translational throttle protein EttA; amino-acid sequence: MAQYIYTMNGVGKVVPPKKEILKDIYLNFFPGAKIGVLGYNGAGKSTLLRIMAGVDTDIIGKARPQPGINIGYLQQEPELDDAKTVRETVEEALGEIKQAQARLDEVYAAYADPDADFDALAAEQAKLENIIEAADAHNLERKLDVAGDALRLPAWDAVVGTLSGGERRRVALCRLLLSAPDMLILDEPTNHLDAESVGWLEQFLGEFTGTVVAVTHDRYFLDNVAGWILELDRGRGIPWEGNYSSWLDQKETRLSQEAKSEAGRQKAIKAELEWVRSNPKGRRSKSKARLARFEELQSKEVQQRSETQEIYIPPGPRLGDLVIEAEGVSKSFGDKLLYENLSFSLPKGGIVGIIGPNGAGKTTLFRLMTGQDQPDSGSFRVGETVDVAYVDQSRDALDANKTVFEEISDGQDTIRVGTYETAARGYVSRFNFKGGDQQKKVGDLSGGERNRVHLAKLLKRGGNVLLLDEPTNDLDVETLRALEEALLSFPGCAAVISHDRWFLDRIATHILAFEGGSQVTFFDGNYSEYEEDYKRRHGDDSGPTRIRYKRIDA
- a CDS encoding HD domain-containing phosphohydrolase, encoding MQTAHEIHPVSEPPTRPVVLCVDDEASILASLKRALRKQSFELLIANSGEEALAVFEERTVDLVISDMRMPTMTGAELLARIYKQWPDTMRILLTGYADMESTVSAINDGQIFRYLNKPWNNDDLTVAIHSALEHKRLRDEHAALTALTQQQNAELQSFNTELEAKVAARTEELASAHADLRDSYQRAIGVFAQLIELREGTSYNHSQVVADLSLQLGQALSMDDTALADLQNAAVLHDVGKIGFTDALTSTPWVKMTPDQKRTYQTHPGIGQAALLSIPALENTGRIIRAHHEQINGGGFPDGLAGDAIPLAARIISVAADFDDLQTGMLLERPLSTSEALDHIKRGAGSVYDVAVVEALEALVSCDADDNASPIQEYTVHLNDLQPGMRTARNINALNGMLLLGAGQELTESLIERINRCLDDTGGSKLISVIKQ